One window of Thermoanaerobaculia bacterium genomic DNA carries:
- a CDS encoding GTP-binding protein translates to MKIFSANEIRNVAVLGHNTVGKTTLVSALLHRAGAVTRAGDIDAGTCVTDFDAEEIDRKISINLGVAHAIHRDTRVNFIDAPGYGIFVSEARCAVAAADAVMIVVDAVAGIEVQTEKAWKFAEQFKKPVIFVVNRMDRERASLERCVADLQKKFGRGVLALQIPVGAEKDFRGTIDLVRMESHMLRDGKRLDGAIPEEYRERADDEHKNLVEMVAEGEDHLMEKFFANGTLDASDLLPGLQEEIVERKVFPVMCVSAQLEIGVLRLLDACVALLPSAAGSSIAAKDKDGKDTLVKGDENGPPLAQVFKTISDPFSGRITYFRVFSGTFKSDGTYWNSGKGLPERFSGVFLPQGKEHLTVAEVHAGDIGAVAKLKETFTGDSLSSKENPLLLPSITFPEPAIAFAIEAKAKADEDKISNALHKLIEEDPSLHFERDEETKEFHLSGAGQLHVEIAVARLKKRYNVEVIL, encoded by the coding sequence AAACGAGATTCGCAACGTGGCCGTCCTCGGCCACAACACCGTCGGAAAAACGACCCTGGTATCCGCGCTGCTGCACCGCGCCGGCGCCGTGACGCGGGCCGGCGACATCGACGCCGGCACGTGCGTCACCGATTTCGACGCCGAGGAGATCGACCGGAAGATCTCGATCAACCTCGGCGTGGCGCACGCGATCCACCGCGACACCCGCGTCAACTTCATCGACGCGCCCGGGTACGGGATCTTCGTCTCGGAGGCGCGCTGCGCCGTCGCGGCCGCCGACGCCGTGATGATCGTCGTCGACGCCGTGGCCGGCATCGAGGTCCAGACCGAGAAGGCGTGGAAGTTCGCCGAGCAGTTCAAGAAGCCGGTCATCTTCGTCGTCAACCGCATGGACCGCGAACGGGCTTCGCTCGAGCGCTGCGTCGCCGACCTCCAGAAGAAGTTCGGCCGCGGCGTGCTGGCGCTCCAGATCCCCGTCGGCGCGGAGAAGGACTTCCGCGGCACGATCGACCTCGTCCGGATGGAATCGCACATGTTGAGGGACGGGAAGCGGCTCGACGGCGCGATCCCGGAGGAATACCGCGAGCGCGCCGACGACGAGCACAAGAACCTCGTCGAGATGGTCGCCGAGGGGGAAGACCACCTGATGGAGAAGTTCTTCGCCAACGGCACTCTCGACGCCTCCGATCTCCTCCCGGGGCTCCAGGAGGAGATCGTCGAGCGCAAGGTGTTCCCGGTCATGTGCGTCTCGGCGCAGCTCGAGATCGGGGTGCTCCGCCTCCTCGACGCCTGCGTCGCGCTCCTCCCGTCGGCGGCCGGAAGCTCGATCGCGGCCAAGGACAAGGACGGCAAGGACACGCTGGTCAAGGGCGACGAGAACGGGCCGCCGCTCGCGCAGGTCTTCAAGACGATCTCGGACCCGTTCTCGGGCCGGATCACGTACTTCCGCGTGTTCTCCGGCACGTTCAAATCCGACGGGACGTACTGGAACTCCGGCAAGGGGCTGCCGGAGCGGTTCTCGGGCGTCTTCCTGCCGCAGGGGAAGGAGCACCTGACGGTCGCCGAGGTCCACGCCGGAGACATCGGGGCGGTCGCGAAGCTCAAGGAGACGTTCACGGGGGACAGCCTCTCCTCGAAGGAGAATCCCCTGCTGCTTCCGTCGATCACCTTCCCCGAACCCGCGATCGCGTTCGCGATCGAGGCGAAGGCGAAGGCCGACGAGGACAAGATCTCCAACGCTCTCCACAAGCTGATCGAGGAAGATCCCTCGCTCCATTTCGAGCGCGACGAGGAGACCAAGGAGTTTCACCTGTCGGGCGCCGGGCAGCTGCACGTCGAGATCGCGGTGGCGAGGCTGAAGAAGCGCTATAACGTCGAGGTCATCCTGCA